From the Candidatus Bathyarchaeota archaeon genome, one window contains:
- a CDS encoding HD domain-containing protein: MPKAYWGEIKDPVHGFVYITKAEKTVIDLYPMQRLRRLRQLAGSEYVYPGANHTRFEHSLGVMYLAGKVMENPNISSVVSDEEADMTRIAALLHDVGHGPFSHVFEHLLTRHLDKTHEDLTSWIVEKSEVADQLSKLGYSAQEVSELAVGKLHKPGRAFLDQVISSAVDVDKQDFIVRDTFHTGAEYGFIDVFRLIHALDVLGENLAVELGALSALEAFIIARIESFKSIYFHRVGRVAQIMLAMAMEKANDELGLTAFKEPEEYLAMDDYTVWAALRKCEKSKPVIEDLERRRMLKCAYERTFYDKDTMVSNIFSRDSYRQQVQTEIAQAAGVELDAVVIDVPTVPSVPYHHSALMEKMEIPVFSKAQSSSKALYRMSEISKIFETLKGFINILRVYTDAENRAKVEKATSKVLGKIPVTAKISY, encoded by the coding sequence GTGCCTAAGGCTTATTGGGGAGAAATCAAAGACCCCGTACACGGATTCGTCTATATTACAAAGGCAGAAAAAACGGTCATAGACCTGTATCCCATGCAGCGGCTACGGCGGCTTAGGCAACTGGCGGGTTCAGAATACGTGTACCCAGGAGCCAATCATACGCGTTTTGAACACAGCCTAGGCGTTATGTACCTTGCGGGCAAAGTTATGGAAAACCCCAACATCAGCAGTGTAGTTAGCGACGAAGAAGCTGACATGACTCGAATAGCTGCGTTACTACACGACGTAGGGCATGGCCCATTCTCGCACGTGTTCGAGCACCTGCTCACTCGCCACTTGGACAAAACCCATGAAGATTTGACCTCGTGGATTGTGGAGAAAAGCGAAGTAGCTGACCAACTATCCAAACTAGGCTACAGCGCACAGGAGGTTTCAGAGCTTGCCGTAGGAAAACTACACAAACCTGGCAGGGCGTTTTTGGACCAGGTAATTAGCAGCGCCGTAGACGTGGATAAACAAGATTTCATCGTACGAGACACGTTCCACACGGGCGCCGAGTACGGTTTTATTGACGTGTTTAGGCTAATTCACGCGTTGGATGTTTTGGGCGAGAACTTGGCGGTTGAGTTAGGCGCATTGTCGGCGTTGGAGGCATTCATAATTGCGCGTATTGAGTCGTTCAAAAGCATCTACTTCCACCGTGTGGGCAGGGTAGCGCAGATTATGTTGGCTATGGCTATGGAGAAGGCAAACGACGAGTTGGGGTTGACCGCGTTTAAGGAGCCTGAGGAGTACTTGGCGATGGATGATTACACCGTCTGGGCGGCTCTGCGTAAATGCGAAAAATCAAAGCCCGTTATCGAGGATTTGGAGCGGCGGCGGATGCTAAAATGCGCGTACGAACGCACTTTCTACGATAAAGACACCATGGTATCCAACATTTTTAGCCGTGACTCGTATCGGCAGCAGGTGCAAACAGAAATTGCCCAGGCAGCAGGCGTAGAATTGGACGCAGTGGTTATTGATGTGCCTACGGTGCCGTCGGTTCCGTATCATCATTCGGCGTTGATGGAGAAAATGGAGATTCCCGTGTTTAGCAAGGCGCAGTCCAGCTCCAAAGCCCTGTATCGGATGAGTGAGATTTCAAAGATTTTCGAAACCCTCAAGGGCTTCATCAACATACTGCGAGTATACACCGACGCGGAGAACCGCGCAAAAGTGGAAAAAGCAACCTCAAAGGTTCTTGGAAAAATACCCGTAACAGCAAAAATTTCATATTAG
- the tmk gene encoding dTMP kinase encodes MTGLSQKGCLIVFEGIEGSGKTTASRNLEKYLSTKGYKILWTREPTISKIGTLIQSILMGSTPVAEEAIPLLFAADRADHTRRRIIPEINKGTVVISDRYVHSSLAYQKSGMSKVFKQEWLESINKFSINPDLVIFLDISPEEGLNRIGKWQRIHDDKFFENIETQKRIRKAYYEILKLNRQQKQTSLFEKPLFSTSLNKAKTTSDTDGMTIVTIDASLKQGEIQNTVNDVVQRFLKTNGIENQLPRRGSALDSTLL; translated from the coding sequence TTGACTGGTTTGTCCCAAAAAGGCTGTTTAATTGTATTCGAAGGCATTGAAGGTTCGGGAAAAACTACTGCTTCAAGAAATTTAGAGAAATATCTATCAACTAAAGGATATAAAATCCTGTGGACAAGAGAACCAACGATATCAAAAATTGGTACATTAATACAAAGTATTCTAATGGGGTCAACACCAGTGGCTGAAGAAGCAATACCTCTTTTGTTTGCCGCAGACAGAGCAGATCATACTCGACGTAGAATAATTCCTGAAATAAACAAAGGAACTGTAGTCATAAGTGACCGTTATGTACATAGTTCTTTAGCTTATCAAAAAAGTGGAATGAGCAAAGTTTTCAAACAGGAGTGGCTGGAATCTATAAATAAATTTTCAATAAACCCCGATTTAGTTATATTTTTGGATATTTCCCCAGAAGAAGGTTTAAACCGCATTGGCAAATGGCAACGCATCCATGATGACAAATTCTTTGAAAACATTGAAACCCAAAAACGCATTCGCAAAGCGTACTATGAAATACTAAAACTGAACAGACAACAAAAGCAAACGAGTTTGTTTGAAAAACCTTTGTTTTCCACTTCTCTTAATAAAGCAAAAACGACTAGTGACACAGATGGAATGACGATAGTCACAATTGATGCCTCGTTAAAGCAGGGCGAAATACAAAACACTGTTAACGATGTGGTTCAGAGATT